Part of the Cryptosporangium arvum DSM 44712 genome, GACGAGCTCGTCCGGGCCGCGCTGGCCCAGAACTAGTCGAACACCACCAGCGCGCCGCTCAGCAGCGCCAGCGTCGAGCCGAGGACCATCGACAGCCACCGCGGCGGCGGGCGGCGGCTCACCCGCCCCACCCAGCCCCGGCGCACTCCCGCGCCGCCGGGTCTCGAGCGTCGGCGCTGGTGCTGGTGGACGCGTGGCCGGCAGTGCGAGCGGCCGGTGGCTCCGGCGCGATGGGCGGCAGTCATGTGACGAACAATGCCCTCCGTAGGCAAGTGTCCCCTTCGTACCGGCTGAGAATCAGCGCAGAATTCGCCGCCCCATCACGCCGAGGTCGCCCACTCCCGGTGCGGGCCGCGGTGCACGGCCGCGTAGACGGCGTCGCGCAGACGGTTGGCCTGCGCCGAGGTGAGCGCGCCGGTCGGGGGGCGCAGCGTCAGGCGCACCAGCACGTTGCACTCGTCGGGGCCCAGCCCGAGGCGTTCGCGCGCCACCGGCGGCAGCTCGTCGTACGGCGTGACGCCGACGATCTCCACCGACTCCAGCGACTCGGCGTCGTCGCCCAGCGCGCCGCGTACCGTGTCGCCGAGCAGCTCGGCGTCCGGGATCCCCGCGACGACGATCGACAGGTCACGCCGCACCGCGGGTTGCCGCGAGACCGGACGCCACGGCGCCAGGTCGAGCATCTGGCCGGCCACGCGGGGATCCGCCGAGCGCAGCAGCCGGATGTCGTCGACGCCCTTGCGCACCATCAGCGCGCGATCGAGCCCGATGCCCATCGCCAGCCCACCCATCCGCGGGCCGCGGGAAGTCAGACCGGCGTGATCGAGTACCGCGGGCGCGATCAGGCCGCACTCGCCCAGCTCGACCCAGCCGCCCGGCGTCTCGACGTCGATCTGGCGTCCGTCGCGCGTGTACGGGTGTGACGCCGGCGTCAGCCGCCACCGGGCACCGGGCACCACGGTCGCGACGACGAGCGCCGCCATGGCCTCGAGGTCGTCGAGCGAGACCGGCGACACCGTCACCCGCCACAGGTCCACCTGGTGCGGCGCCCCGACGTGCAGCCGGTCGATCACGTCGCGCCGGTGGACCAGGCCGGGCAGCACCAGCAGGACGTCGGGCACCGGGTCGGCCGCCAGGCGGCGCAGCGCGGGCGGGACGCCCGCCGACGTGTGGCTGCGCAGCATCACGGTCTCGCCGACGTACCGGCTGTACCGCGCGTCGCGGGTGACCGCGTCGGGTGCGTACCCGAGCCGGTCGTAGTTGTCCTCGACGGCCACGAGCGGCGACGGCCGCTGCACGCTCACCGGGCAGCGCCAGTCGGCGGCGACGAGGTCGTCGAGGAGGAGTTGGACGGCGTGCGGGCCGGCGGCCGGGTCGGTCAGGTCACGCAGCCGCAGGGCGGAAACGAGTTCAGCAGTGTTCACGGGAATCCTCGTTCAGGTCGGAGGGAACAAAACCCCCGGCCGACGAGCCCGCGCGCTACCGACTGATCACGGCACCCGCACGGCTGACCGGCAGCCGGGGGCGACGAAAGAAGGTGCGCACGAATTCACGGTACGCCCGCGCGCTACCGGATTAGGGCGCGCAGCGTCTCGGCGTTGCGGACGGCGTGGCCGTGCCCGTCGTTGTTGAAGTACGCCCACACCTCGTGCCCGGCCGAGGCCCACTCGTGCAGACGATCGGCCCACCAGCGCAGGTCGTCGTCCGAGTACGACCCGGCGTAGAGGTGCTCGTGGTCCGGTCCGTGCAGCCGCACGTACACGAACGGCGCGGTCGCGCGGAGGACGCACGGCAGCTTCGCGCCGCTCATCACGACGTAGGCCGCGCGGTGTCTCTCCAGCAGCGTGAACACGGCCTCGTCGTGCCAGCTGGGGTGACGGAACTCGACCGCGGTCGGTATCCACGGGGGCAGGCAGCTCAGGAAGTGGTCGAGCCGGGCGTCGTCACGCTGGTGGGCGGGGTGGGTCTGCACGAGCAGCACCCCGCGCTTGTCGCCGAGCTCGTGCCAGCACGTCGCGATGCGTTCGATCCAGACCTCCGGTTCGCGGAGCCGTTTGGCGTGGGTCAGCCCGCGCGGCGCCTTGACCGTCAGCCGGAACCCGGCCGGCAGTCGCTGCCGCCAGCCGGCGAACGTCTCGGTGCGCGGCCAGCGGTAGAAGCTCGCGTTCAGTTCGACCGTGGAGAACCGGTCGACGTAGTGCGCGAGCCGATCGCGGGCGGGCGTGCCCGGCGGATACAGCACGTTCTCCCAGTGGTCGTAGCTCCACCCCGACGTCCCGATGTGCACGAACGCAGCGTGCCCAGAACGACGCGGGTCTACCGTTTTTTCCGTGGCGCGGTGGACGTGTCTCCTGCTCCTCGCCGGTGCGCTGGCGGGGTGCACGGCCGCGCCGCCGGTCGATCGGCGCCCCGGCCACCGCGATGTTCTTCCGCGGCAGCGTGGTCGTCGGCGAGGAGGTGAAGATCGTCTGGACCATGCCCGGCCTCGGAGACTTCGCGATCCGGCCGTCGGCGCCACCACGATCGGCCCGGCGTGGGGTCCGGAGCCCCATCGGGAACCGCCCGACGAATGGGGCACCGGCTGGGTGTTCCCGTCCGCGCGGTGCTGGACGTTCGTGGTGACGCGGGGCGCGGCGACCGGCCGGGTCACGATCCGGGTGGCGGAGTCCTCTCCGACCCGGTGAACGCGCGCCTAGCTGAGCCGGGGCAGCGACGCGACGGCGGCGGCGACCTCCTCCTCGGAGAGTTCGTGGTCGACCATCTCACCGGCGAGGAACGCGCCGTACGCGGCCAGGTCGAGGTGCCCGTGCCCGCAGAGCGCGGTCAGGATCACCTTGGGCTCGCCGGACTCCTTGCAGGCCAGCGCCTCGTCGATGCACGCGGCGAGCGCGTGGGTCGGTTCCGGGGCCGGCACGATGCCCTCGGTGCGCGCGAACCGGATCCCGGCGTCGAAACAGTCTTTCTGGGACTTCGCGACCGCCTCGATCAGCCCGAGCTCGTAGACGTGGGAGATCAGCGGAGACATCCCGTGGTAGCGCAGCCCACCGGCGTGGATCGGGTCCGGGACGAAGTCGTGGCCGAGCGTGTGCATCTTCATCAGCGGCGTCATGCCCGCCGTGTCGCCGAAGTCGTAGGCGTAGACGCCTTTCGTCAGCGACGGGCAGGACGTGGGCTCCACCGCCCGGATCACCGGGTTCATCGCCCCGGCCAGCTTCTCGCGCAGGAACGGGAACGCCAGCCCGCCGAAGTTCGATCCCCCTCCGGTGCATCCGACGATCACGTCCGGCGTCAGGCCGACCTTCGCGAACTGCAGCAGCGCCTCCTCGCCGATCACGGTCTGGTGGAGCAGCACGTGGTTGAGCACGCTGCCCAGCGCGTAGTTCGTGTCGGCGTGCTGGGCCGCCACCTCGACGGCCTCGCTGATCGCGATGCCGAGCGAGCCGGGCGAGTCCGGGTGCTCGGCCAGGATCGCGCGGCCGGCGGCGGTCAGCGGCGACGGCGACGGGTGGATCACGCCGCCGAACGTCTCGATCATGATCTTGCGGTAGGGCTTCTGGTCGTAACTCGACCGGACCTGCCACACCTCGCAGTCCAGCCCGAACTGCGCCGACGCGAACGACAGCGCCGTGCCCCACTGCCCGGCGCCGGTCTCGGTGGTGAGCCGGCGGATCCCGGCGGCGGCGTTGTAGTACGCCTGCGGCACCGCGGTGTTCGGCTTGTGCGACCCGGCGGGAGAGACGCCCTCGTACTTGTAGAAGATCTTGGCCGGCGTTCCCAGCGCCTTCTCCAGCCGGTGCGCGCGGAACAGCGGCGAGGGACGCCAGAGCCGGTACACGTCGAGCACCTCGTCGGGGATGTCGACGTACCGCTCGGTCGTGACCTCCTGCTCGATCAGCGCCATCGGGAAGAGCGGCGCCAGGTCGTCCGGCCCCACCGGCTGCCCGGTGGCCGGATGCAACACCGGCGGCGGCGGGGTCGGCAGGTCGGCGACGAGGTTGTACCAGCGGCGCGGCTGCTCGGACTCGTCCAACAGGATCTTGGTCGGCTCACCCATCGTGCGATTCAACCTCATGAGGTGCCGGGACGGCGCCGTCTCAGCGCGGGGACTCCTGCGGGTACCACCACGGCTCGGTGACGTCGCGGTAGGCCACCGGCCGGAAGTCGTGATACGGCGCCGGGGCCGCGTAGTGGCTGCTCACCAGCAGGTGATTGGGGTTCTGGAACCAGCTGAAGTTCGGCGCCGTCGCGCCGGCCGCGTCGGAGGCCGGCGCCTCCAACGCCGGTGCGGTGGACAGCCGCGACGGGAACGCCGTGCGCGCGAGGAACACGATGACCCACGCCACCGCGGCCAGCCCCAGACCGACGATCGGCAGCACCTCCAGGAGCCCGGCCCGGACGATCCGCTCCCCCAGGAACGAGCCGCCCCCGATGCCGATCTGGAACGCCACCACGTACACCGCGGACGCCGCGTCGGCCGACCGGGGCGCGACGCGTAACACCGCGGCCTGCATGATCACCGGCGAGGCCGTCATCGCCGCACCCCAGGCGAGCACCGCGACGATCGTCGGCCCCGGGCCGAGCGCCGGGACGAGCAGGGCCAGCGCCGCGATCATCACACCGATCAGGACCTTCAGCAACGGCCCCGGACGCCGGTCGACCCACCGTCCGATGAACCAGTTGCCGACCAGCCCGGCCACGCCGAAGCCGAGCAGCAGCGCGCTCAGCGCCGGACCCTCCAGCCCGGCGTTGCGCCGGAGCAGCGGCGCCAGGAACGTATAGGCGCTGAACAGGCCGGTCATCAGCACGATCGTGGCGAGAGCGACCGCGACCAGCGGCCGGGACCGCAGCACCAGGATCGCGTTGCGCTGACGTTGCCAGGCCGACGTCTGCAGGTCGCCGGGCAGCGGCGACAGCGCGGGGAGCTGCGTCAGGATGCCGACGACGCAGAGCGCGCCGCCGACGGCGAGCGCGGCCAACACGACCCGCCAGCCGAAGTACTGGCCGAGCGCGGTGCCCAGCGGCACGCCGACCACGATCGCCAGCGAGTTGCCGAGGAACACCCAGGCGGTCGCCCGGCCGCCCTGGCCCGGCCGGACCAGCCGGAACGCGATCGGGGCGACCGTCGCCCAGAAGATGCCGTGCGCCAGTGCACACGCCAGCCGGGCCACGACTAGCAACGCGAACGTCGGTGCCAGCGCCGACGCCAGCTGGGAGAGCGCGAAGATCGACATGCCGATCGCGATCAGGCGCCGGCGCGGGACCTGCATCGTCACCGCGGTCAGCGGGATCGACGTCAGCGCGGCGACCGCCGCGTAGATGGTCACCAGCAGCCCGACGTCCGCTTCGCTCACCGACATGTCGGCGGAGATCTCCGGCAGCAGCCCGACCGGGATGGCCTCGGCGGTCACGTAGACGAACGTGGAGGCACCCAGAGCTGTCAGGGCAACGCGGGGGTTCACGCTGGTGAGAGTAGGCACAGAGCTAAGAGTTAATCGTGATTTTAGAGCGATTGGTGTTACGTTTGCGCATCGTCCCAGGTCAGGTGGTGTTTCAGGAGCCACTGGGGACAGTGGGTGAGTGGGGTTGTCCGGGAAAGACCGGGAAAGCTCGCCGCTGGGGTGATGAGGGTCAGTGGTCGGGGTGAGGTGGGGCGGCGTTGTCATGTCGGCCCGCGGGCGCGGGGTAGCGCTTGGCTCCGCAGCGCAGCGGAGTTCAGCCGAAAGAGCCGCCCGCGGCCTGATCGCCACGCCCAACGCCGCGAGCGACGTTTGCGCCGCCCCGAGCTCAGCCGGGGCGGATGCTCACGAAGCGGGGAACATCACGTGTCGGGCATGGTCACTCGGCTACGCCGTAGGCGCCCGAAAGGATGTCTTCGATCAGCGTCGGGCCGGTCGGCGTCCAGTCGAGCAGCTCACGGGTCCGTGCGCTGGACGCGTACATGTCCAAGCCATAAAACCCACCGATGAACCCGAAGTGCTCATCGGCCTCGGCCGTGGCGATCGAACTGACCGGGAGCCCCAGCGCCCGGCCCACGGCCTCGGCGATCTCGCGCGTGGAAACAGACTCCTCGGCGACCGCGTGCAGACGCACCCCGGCGGGCGCTCGCTCGAGGCCGAGCCGGATGAGCCGCGCGGCGTCCGAGCGGTGCACCGCCGACCACTGGGTGGAGCCGTCCCCGAGGTAGCCGGACACCCCGCGCCGCCGGGCCGCGTCGGCGACGAACTTGACGAAGCCCCAGTCCCCCACACCGTGCACCGAGGGGGCGAACCGCACGATCATCGACCGCACCCCGCGTTCGACGTGATCGAGCGCGAGGTTCTCGCTGCCACCCCGGTCGGCGTGCGGGCCGACCTCCGGCGAGGCGTCGGTCTCCACGACCGCACGGCCCCGGACCAGGCCCGACAGCCCGTTGGCGAGGGCGAACGGCTTCGCGGTGCCGACGAGCTCACCGAGGATCGCCTCGACCGCGGCGCGCTCCGCCCGGTCGCTCTCCGGGCCGAAGTCGTGCTTGTTCGCCAGGTACACGACGGCGTCCGAGCCGGTGGCGCCACGCTTCAAGGCGTCGAGGTCGTCCAGGTCGCCGCGGAGTGCGCTCGCGCCTTTCCGCTCCAATGCCGCCGCCGACTCGTCCGAGCGGGCCAGGCCGGTGACCTGGTGCCCGGTGGCCAGCAGTTCGTCGACGGTCGCGGAGCCGATCCAGCCGGTCGCTCCGGTGACAAAAACACGCATGATCGTTTCTCCCTTAATCGGGCTCCGTTTCGAAGCACCGTGTATCGAAACATAGCACAGAAACGAGTCATGGTGTCTCGGTACTATGGCCGCATGAGCGAAGCGAAAGGCCCCGGCGGGCGGCCCCGGAGCGAACAGGCCCGCGAGGCCGTGCTCCACGCCGTCGACGATCTGCTCCTGGAGGTCGGGTACGCCGCCCTGACCATGAAGGGCATCGCCGAGCGGGCCGGCGTCGGACGGCAGACCGTCTACCGCTGGTGGTCGACGAAAGCCGAGGTGCTCTTCGAAGCCAGCGTCGCCGACGTCGCCGAGGAACTGGCCGTCCCACCCGCGGACGCCACGGAGCAACCCGCCGACGCCGCGCTGGGCGTCGTCACGGCGTACCTGGACGCGTTCGTCCGGTTCCTCGCCCACTCACCGGCCGGTATCGCCCACCGGACCCTGCTCGGCGCCGCGCAGCACGACCCCGCGGTCAAAGCACTTGTCGACGCCGACGACGCCCTGGTGGCCAGCGCCCGCACCGTCGTGGAGCGGGCCCGGCCCGGGCGGAGCGTGTCCGATCAGGAGGCGGCCCAGCTGATCGGACCTCCGCTGTTCTGGATCATGACCGGACGCGACCCCGCGGACCTCGACACCGGCGAACTGGCCCGCGGCTTCCTGGCCGCACACCCGTAGCGGTCAGCCACCGAGACGGATCACCGATCAGGCGGCCGGGCGGCCAGTAGTTGCCCGGCGAGGTGGGCCGCGGCCGGTCGCACCCGCACCAACTCCACTCCCCGGTGGCACCGCCGACGCTCTGGCGGATCAGGGTCGGGACAACCACCCCGGGCGAGAACGGCGAGCCGTGCGTACGCCGCGAGGCCGGGCGCGAACGTCCGCCGACCGAGCAGGGCCCGGCGCACCAGTGGTTCGCCGCTCGATCGCGACGAAGCCAGCGAGCCCTCCGACGCCGGCGACCGGGCCCACCGGCGCCCACCACCGCCGGCCCCGCTCCGGCCTTGGTTGCGCGGGACGGGCGTCCGCGGTCACGGAGTTCCGTGACCGCGGACCACACATCCCTACCGCGCCGCTTCCTCGATCAGCTCGACGAGCGCCGCCGCCTCCGGGATCGCGACCGTGTGGGAGCCACCGGCGAGCTCCACGGTCCGGCGCGACCCGGCCCGCTCGGCCATGAAGCGGTGCGCCGCGACCGGGATGTTCAGGTCCTCGGACCCGAACAGGAACCACGACGGCAGGCTCTTCCAGGCCGGCTCTCCGGACGCCTCACCCAGCGCCGCCTCGGTGATCGGACGCTGGGTCACCGCCATGACGGCCGCCTCCTCGGCGGACGAGTCGGCGGCGAACTGGTGGTGGTACTTGTCCTGCTGGATGTAGAGGTCGACGGTCTTGTCGGAGAGCGTGACCGGGGACAGCGTGTCGCCGAGCGTGCCGCCCGGGAACTTGCCGGCCAGGTCGCCCGCGCTCTCCCCGGCCTCCGGCGCGAACGCACCGACGTACACCAGCGCCTTCACGTTCGCGGCGCCGACGGCCGCGTTCGAGATCACCATGCCGCCGTAGGAGTGGCCCACCAGCACGACGTCTCCGTCGATCGTCGGCAGGAGTGCCCGCAGGTACTCGGCGTCGGCGGCGACGCCTCGCAGCGGGTTGGCGACCGCGACGGCCGGGTAGCCGGCGCGCGTCAACCATCACGAAGTCGTGGATTATTGCCGAGCAGGTGACGTGGGTCACCGAAGTCGGCAGGGGCCGGGTAGCGCGACTCAATCCGTGAGGGATCTCCACAGGATGTGCAGGCCGACCCGGCCCCGATCGGGATGGGCGAACGCGCCGGGGACCGTCCCGATGACGACGAATCCCTCGGACTCGTAGAGCCGGACGGCCGCGGTGTTGGTTTCGACGACCGCGTTGAACTGGATGCCGGCGTAGCCGGAGCGCCGCGCCCAGCTGATCATCTCGCGCACCAACGCGCGCCCGGCACCCCGGCCCCGCGCCTCCGCGGCGACCATGATGCTGCCCGACGCGACGTGCGATCCCTGGGCCGGTCGGTTGGCGTACATGTTGGCGGTGCCGAGGACCACCCCGTCGGCGTCCCCGGCCACGACGACGCGACCACGCATCCAGTCCGCCCGAGCGACGCGCTCGTCCGGGGCCGCCTCCATCGCGAACGTCTCTCCCGCCCGCGCCACCTCCGCGACGATCGGCCAGATGGCCGACCAGTCCCGCTCCGAGGCGTCCCGCACCCGGATCGGCCCCGGGCCGACCCCACCCGCGTCACCGCTCATGAGCTGATCATGCTCGACGCCGGCCGTCGAACCACTCCGATTTTCGAGCCCGCCGGGTGCGAGCGCTCGCACCCGGCGGGGTGGTTCGTCAGTTCACGAAGCCGCGGAGCGTCCAGAACGGCTCGTCACGTTCGCAGCGGTAGGTCTCGTACGAGCCGCTCCGGACGCGGCTGGCACCCACGGATTTACATTGCGACTGGGTCGAGTACGTCCCGCCGTACACCCATTGCGCGGCCGACGCCGCGGGCGGGGCGATGCTCATCGCTCCACCCAACAACAACGCCGGAACAGCGATCCGGGCGATCCATCGCTTCATCGTTGCCTCCCACACGGTGTTCCGCTTGTGGCGGTTCCCACTGGTTATCGGCTTTCGCGCACCAGCGAAGCACGACGCGATCGTCCGATGTGGCCATCTGAGGCAGTCCTGAGGTTCTCCGGCCGCGGCTAGGGCCTGTCCTGTGAATCGGTGACCGGCCTGGTTGGATGCTCGGGTGGTTCGTCGGGACGAGGTCACTGAGGCGGCGTGGGAACGGATTGCGCCGTTGTTGCCGGTCAGCGCGGGTAGGGGTGGGCGGTGGAAAGACCACCGGCAGGTGCTCAACGCGATCGTGTGGAAGCTGGGCACGGGCGCGCCGTGGCGCGACATCCCGGACAGATACGGCTCGTGGAAGACCGCGCATGAACGTCTGCGGCGCTGGAGCGCGGACGGCACCTGGGATCGGATCCTGGAACACGTGCAGGTCCACGACGACGCGGTCGGGGAGATCGAGTGGACCTTCCACGTCGATTCCAGCGTCGTTCGTGCACATCAGCACGCCGCCGGAGCCCGCAGGCCCCAGGCGGCGACAAAAGGGGCTGCCTCGATCAGCGCGGCGCCGCGCGTGCGGGCGTCGCGGTCGCTGCGGTCGAGGGTGAAGCGATCGGGCGGTCCCGGGGCGGGCTGAGCAGCAAGATCCACCTCGCGGTTGATGGGCGGGGACGGCCGATGGCCGTCCGGCTGACCGCCGGGCAGGCCGGCGACAACCCGCAGTTGCTGCCGTTGCTGGATGAGATTTCGGTGCATCGGCCGGGGCCCGGCCGGCCGCGCAAGCGCCCGGACCGAGTCGTGGCTGACAAGGCCTGCTCTCATCCCTCAACCCGCGCCGCGCTGCGGCGTCGCAAGATCGCGGTGACCATCCCCGAGCGGCGCGATCAGGTCGCCCGGCGCGCTGCGAAAGGCTCGGCCGGAGGCCGGCCGCCTGCCTTCGACCCAGTCATCTACCGGCAGCGCAACCTCGTCGAACGCTGCTTCAACCGGCTCAAACAGTTCCGCGCGATCGCCACCCGGTATGCCAAACGCGCCGTCCTCTACCGCGCGCTACTCACCCTCGCCGCGACCCTGATCTGGCTGACGTGATTCACAGGACAAGCCCTAGGCGAGGGCAATGGGGGATCCGCCGTACTGCGCGTGATCTCCCGGCCTCCGACGCCGCGATCGGACCGCGATCGTGATCAACCCGACAACGGCCGGCAGCTCGTCCCCCACCTCACCTTGCCCGGCGCCGTAGATGTAGAGAACGCCGTCGCTGGTCGTGGAGTAGCAGCTGCGGGGGTCGCGGCCCGCCGGCACCTCGAAGAAGAAACGGCACTCGGCGATGGTCGCGCGGTGGCGCGGTGAGGTCAGCCAGTCGGCCACCCACCGCGACGTGACCAGGCTCCAGCCCGCGGCCGCCAGGAGGAGAGCGACACAGGCGGCCACCGCGCCGAGCCGAGACCTGGCGGCAGTGCAGAGCGGCCGCGCTTGGCGTCCGCCTCAACAGTTGCTGGTGGCGGTTCTGCCGGCGAAACGGTCACCGAGGAACGTGAGCACGGCCGGTACCGACGTGATGAGCGTGCTGACGTGTTCGCCGGCGAACGTCGCCCAGCGCACGTTCACCCCGGCCGCGCAGTACTGGGCACGCAGGGTCCGGGCCTGGGCCAGCGGGATGATCTCGTCGTGCGTGCCGTGGAACAGGAACACCGGCGCGCGCGGCGGCGTCGACCCGAGTTTGTTCTCGGTGAGCCGCGCCTGCCACGCCGCGGTGGTCAGCGGGTTCGTCGTCGTGTAGTCGCCGATACGTTGGAAGGCGTAGCCGAGGACCTGGTCGACGCAGGCGTCCTGCCGGGTCCGGTAGAGCGTCCGGCCACGTTCGTTGAGGTACGCGGGCAGGTTCAGCTCCGGGTACGCGGCGTCCAGACCGAGCGCCGCGAGCAGTTCGAACCCGAAGCCGATGCCGCCGTCGAGGAACGTCGCGACCGCGTCCAGGTCCGCGGGGGTTCCGCCGGCGGCGATCGCGACGACGTCGAGCTCCGGTGCGTAGCGCGGGGCCAGCTCACCGGCCCAGGCGGCGCCGCCACCGCCCTGCGAGTAGCCGGCGAACGCCACCGGTCCGTCACCGGTGAGCCCGCTCGCCGGTAGTCGCGTCGAGGCCCGGACAACGTCGATCACACCGCGCCCCTCGGACTGTCCGACGACGTACGGGTGCGTGCCCGGCGTCCCGAGGCCCTCGTAGTCGGTGATCGCGACCGCCCACCCTCGGCGCAGCATCGCGTCGATGAGCAGGGGCTTTTCGTAGTCGGGCTGGAACTTCGACGGCGCGCACCCGTCGCCGATGCCGCGGGTGCCGCTCGCGACCGAGACGATCGGGCGCGGCCCGGTCCCCCGCCAGGCGAGCTTCGGGACGAGCACCCGGCCGGAGACCGCGATCGGAGCGCCGGTCGCGCTGCGTGAGCGGTACAGCAGCAGGTAGCCCCGGTTGATGATGTCGTCGGGGAGCGGCCGCCACCAGATGACGTCGCCGTCGGCCCCGGCGGGCAGCGGGGACGGTGGGGTGTAGAACGCGTCGCCGGCCGGGCCCTGCGGAGGGGGTGCGGCACTCGCGGGAGCGGCCGGCGTCACCGCGACGACGGCGGCCAGGAGGAGCACGGCGAGGATGCGTTTCATGGAACTCCTCATCGAGTTCGTCGGGGGTGACGGGGACGATAAGGCGGCAAACCGAGAGATAGAAGAAATTGCGGATCTCACTACTGGCGAGTAACATGCCGCCGCGATGGACGATGTCACCGCCGCGGCCCGGGCGGCCGTCGCCTGGCTCGACGCGCACAACGGCCGCTCACCCGACGAGGTGTCGGCGCGGGTCGGCAAGGTCGCCGAGGAACTCGGCGAGGTGTGGGCGGCCTGGATCGGCGCGACCGGTCAGAACCCCCGCAAGGGCCACACCCACACCCCGGCCGACGTCGCCGACGAACTCGCCGACGTCGCACTCGCCGCCGCGACGGCCTCGCTCAGCCTGCCCGGGTCCGGCCGCCCGGCGGCCGGCAGCGACCTCGTCGACGGTGGCGCCGACGGTTTCGTCGGCGTCCTGCTCCGGCTCACCGCGGCGGTCGGGCGAACCGCGTCCGCGCGACTGGACGACGAGGACACTGCCGCCCGCCTGGCGGACGTGATCGGCGCGGCCCGCGCGGCGATCGCTCCGCTCGGGCTCGACCCCGACACGGTCCTGGCCGGCCGAGCCGCCACGGTCCGCGCGCGGTTCAGCGGGCCGGCACCGCGCTGAACACGATCGTCGTGCTGAAGTTCGTG contains:
- a CDS encoding DUF72 domain-containing protein → MHIGTSGWSYDHWENVLYPPGTPARDRLAHYVDRFSTVELNASFYRWPRTETFAGWRQRLPAGFRLTVKAPRGLTHAKRLREPEVWIERIATCWHELGDKRGVLLVQTHPAHQRDDARLDHFLSCLPPWIPTAVEFRHPSWHDEAVFTLLERHRAAYVVMSGAKLPCVLRATAPFVYVRLHGPDHEHLYAGSYSDDDLRWWADRLHEWASAGHEVWAYFNNDGHGHAVRNAETLRALIR
- a CDS encoding TrpB-like pyridoxal phosphate-dependent enzyme, giving the protein MGEPTKILLDESEQPRRWYNLVADLPTPPPPVLHPATGQPVGPDDLAPLFPMALIEQEVTTERYVDIPDEVLDVYRLWRPSPLFRAHRLEKALGTPAKIFYKYEGVSPAGSHKPNTAVPQAYYNAAAGIRRLTTETGAGQWGTALSFASAQFGLDCEVWQVRSSYDQKPYRKIMIETFGGVIHPSPSPLTAAGRAILAEHPDSPGSLGIAISEAVEVAAQHADTNYALGSVLNHVLLHQTVIGEEALLQFAKVGLTPDVIVGCTGGGSNFGGLAFPFLREKLAGAMNPVIRAVEPTSCPSLTKGVYAYDFGDTAGMTPLMKMHTLGHDFVPDPIHAGGLRYHGMSPLISHVYELGLIEAVAKSQKDCFDAGIRFARTEGIVPAPEPTHALAACIDEALACKESGEPKVILTALCGHGHLDLAAYGAFLAGEMVDHELSEEEVAAAVASLPRLS
- a CDS encoding MFS transporter, whose product is MNPRVALTALGASTFVYVTAEAIPVGLLPEISADMSVSEADVGLLVTIYAAVAALTSIPLTAVTMQVPRRRLIAIGMSIFALSQLASALAPTFALLVVARLACALAHGIFWATVAPIAFRLVRPGQGGRATAWVFLGNSLAIVVGVPLGTALGQYFGWRVVLAALAVGGALCVVGILTQLPALSPLPGDLQTSAWQRQRNAILVLRSRPLVAVALATIVLMTGLFSAYTFLAPLLRRNAGLEGPALSALLLGFGVAGLVGNWFIGRWVDRRPGPLLKVLIGVMIAALALLVPALGPGPTIVAVLAWGAAMTASPVIMQAAVLRVAPRSADAASAVYVVAFQIGIGGGSFLGERIVRAGLLEVLPIVGLGLAAVAWVIVFLARTAFPSRLSTAPALEAPASDAAGATAPNFSWFQNPNHLLVSSHYAAPAPYHDFRPVAYRDVTEPWWYPQESPR
- a CDS encoding SDR family oxidoreductase — translated: MRVFVTGATGWIGSATVDELLATGHQVTGLARSDESAAALERKGASALRGDLDDLDALKRGATGSDAVVYLANKHDFGPESDRAERAAVEAILGELVGTAKPFALANGLSGLVRGRAVVETDASPEVGPHADRGGSENLALDHVERGVRSMIVRFAPSVHGVGDWGFVKFVADAARRRGVSGYLGDGSTQWSAVHRSDAARLIRLGLERAPAGVRLHAVAEESVSTREIAEAVGRALGLPVSSIATAEADEHFGFIGGFYGLDMYASSARTRELLDWTPTGPTLIEDILSGAYGVAE
- a CDS encoding TetR/AcrR family transcriptional regulator, whose product is MSEAKGPGGRPRSEQAREAVLHAVDDLLLEVGYAALTMKGIAERAGVGRQTVYRWWSTKAEVLFEASVADVAEELAVPPADATEQPADAALGVVTAYLDAFVRFLAHSPAGIAHRTLLGAAQHDPAVKALVDADDALVASARTVVERARPGRSVSDQEAAQLIGPPLFWIMTGRDPADLDTGELARGFLAAHP
- a CDS encoding alpha/beta fold hydrolase, producing the protein MTRAGYPAVAVANPLRGVAADAEYLRALLPTIDGDVVLVGHSYGGMVISNAAVGAANVKALVYVGAFAPEAGESAGDLAGKFPGGTLGDTLSPVTLSDKTVDLYIQQDKYHHQFAADSSAEEAAVMAVTQRPITEAALGEASGEPAWKSLPSWFLFGSEDLNIPVAAHRFMAERAGSRRTVELAGGSHTVAIPEAAALVELIEEAAR
- a CDS encoding GNAT family N-acetyltransferase, whose product is MSGDAGGVGPGPIRVRDASERDWSAIWPIVAEVARAGETFAMEAAPDERVARADWMRGRVVVAGDADGVVLGTANMYANRPAQGSHVASGSIMVAAEARGRGAGRALVREMISWARRSGYAGIQFNAVVETNTAAVRLYESEGFVVIGTVPGAFAHPDRGRVGLHILWRSLTD
- a CDS encoding IS5 family transposase (programmed frameshift), encoding MVRRDEVTEAAWERIAPLLPVSAGRGGRWKDHRQVLNAIVWKLGTGAPWRDIPDRYGSWKTAHERLRRWSADGTWDRILEHVQVHDDAVGEIEWTFHVDSSVVRAHQHAAGARRPQAATKGAGLDQRGAARAGVAVAAVEGEAIGRSRGGLSSKIHLAVDGRGRPMAVRLTAGQAGDNPQLLPLLDEISVHRPGPGRPRKRPDRVVADKACSHPSTRAALRRRKIAVTIPERRDQVARRAAKGSAGGRPPAFDPVIYRQRNLVERCFNRLKQFRAIATRYAKRAVLYRALLTLAATLIWLT
- a CDS encoding lipase family protein — translated: MKRILAVLLLAAVVAVTPAAPASAAPPPQGPAGDAFYTPPSPLPAGADGDVIWWRPLPDDIINRGYLLLYRSRSATGAPIAVSGRVLVPKLAWRGTGPRPIVSVASGTRGIGDGCAPSKFQPDYEKPLLIDAMLRRGWAVAITDYEGLGTPGTHPYVVGQSEGRGVIDVVRASTRLPASGLTGDGPVAFAGYSQGGGGAAWAGELAPRYAPELDVVAIAAGGTPADLDAVATFLDGGIGFGFELLAALGLDAAYPELNLPAYLNERGRTLYRTRQDACVDQVLGYAFQRIGDYTTTNPLTTAAWQARLTENKLGSTPPRAPVFLFHGTHDEIIPLAQARTLRAQYCAAGVNVRWATFAGEHVSTLITSVPAVLTFLGDRFAGRTATSNC
- a CDS encoding MazG-like family protein, whose amino-acid sequence is MDDVTAAARAAVAWLDAHNGRSPDEVSARVGKVAEELGEVWAAWIGATGQNPRKGHTHTPADVADELADVALAAATASLSLPGSGRPAAGSDLVDGGADGFVGVLLRLTAAVGRTASARLDDEDTAARLADVIGAARAAIAPLGLDPDTVLAGRAATVRARFSGPAPR